One region of Synechococcus elongatus PCC 11801 genomic DNA includes:
- a CDS encoding isochorismate synthase codes for MAALSTVPSLQSFSELLAWVRSALDATPTARLLSLSLPLPPLDPLVAWGVLGSSRDRHYYQERPATQEAIVAVGPAALLELNGPQRFQQAQTFINACLTQGLRLQAEGAILGPSFCCSFSFFEDVTGAAPAAAPATVFLPRWQVRCQADRSVLTASFAIADREGYRQRLEEVWQVYRHLQAIAPQTFQLPPLRPNRWIEQQASDPQVFRAGVETVLAEIAAGRLHKGVLARCLEATAESAIVPEGVLDRLRQRFADCAIFSCGDGRGSVFLGATPERLAAVKSGQLVTEALAGSAPRGETTAADQALGQALQANPKELQEHQLVAQFIRQTLNDLGLEPRLSDRPQLRRLSNIQHLHTPIAAPLPADLPLLDVVAQLHPTPAVAGLPKQAAEQAIRRLEPFERSLYAAPVGWVDDQGNGEFLVGIRSALIQGNRVRLCAGAGIVPGSQPDRELIEVDLKLQAMLGALI; via the coding sequence ATGGCTGCCCTGTCAACTGTTCCTTCGCTTCAGTCGTTCAGCGAGTTGCTGGCTTGGGTGCGTTCTGCCCTCGATGCAACCCCGACGGCTCGGCTGCTGAGCCTATCACTGCCTTTACCGCCTTTGGATCCGCTGGTGGCTTGGGGGGTGTTGGGTAGTAGTCGCGATCGCCATTACTACCAGGAACGGCCCGCCACTCAAGAGGCGATTGTGGCCGTGGGGCCAGCGGCACTCTTGGAGTTGAATGGTCCTCAGCGTTTTCAGCAGGCCCAAACCTTTATCAATGCCTGTCTGACCCAGGGGCTTCGCCTGCAAGCGGAAGGGGCGATACTTGGACCCAGTTTTTGTTGCAGCTTTAGCTTCTTTGAAGATGTGACAGGAGCTGCTCCAGCGGCTGCTCCAGCGACCGTCTTTTTGCCGCGTTGGCAGGTGCGCTGCCAAGCCGATCGCAGCGTGCTGACTGCCAGTTTTGCGATCGCCGATCGCGAAGGCTATCGACAACGGTTGGAGGAAGTCTGGCAGGTCTATCGGCATCTACAAGCGATCGCCCCCCAAACCTTTCAGTTGCCGCCGCTGCGCCCCAATCGCTGGATCGAACAACAGGCTAGTGATCCTCAGGTTTTTCGGGCTGGCGTGGAAACCGTCCTAGCCGAGATTGCGGCGGGTCGTTTGCACAAGGGGGTTCTGGCGCGTTGTCTGGAAGCCACTGCGGAATCTGCGATCGTGCCGGAAGGCGTGCTCGATCGCCTGCGGCAGCGCTTCGCGGACTGCGCCATTTTTAGTTGTGGTGATGGTCGGGGTAGTGTCTTTCTGGGGGCAACGCCCGAACGCCTGGCGGCCGTGAAATCGGGGCAGTTGGTGACCGAAGCGCTAGCGGGTTCTGCCCCGCGCGGTGAAACTACTGCAGCTGATCAAGCCTTGGGTCAAGCCTTACAAGCCAATCCCAAAGAACTACAAGAACACCAACTGGTGGCGCAATTTATCCGCCAGACCTTGAATGACCTGGGTCTTGAACCCCGGTTGAGCGATCGCCCTCAACTGCGCCGTCTGTCCAACATTCAGCACCTGCATACGCCGATCGCCGCGCCCCTGCCTGCTGATTTACCACTGCTAGACGTGGTGGCTCAGCTTCATCCCACACCAGCCGTTGCTGGCTTACCCAAACAGGCTGCCGAACAGGCGATTCGACGACTAGAACCCTTTGAGCGATCGCTCTACGCGGCACCAGTTGGCTGGGTGGATGATCAGGGCAACGGGGAATTCTTAGTGGGGATTCGCTCGGCTTTGATTCAGGGTAATCGTGTCCGCCTCTGTGCAGGAGCGGGTATCGTGCCCGGATCCCAACCCGATCGCGAATTAATCGAGGTGGACCTGAAGCTGCAAGCCATGCTTGGTGCCTTGATCTGA